In the genome of Anabaena cylindrica PCC 7122, the window TTCCACTATTAAATCGGCAATAGCTGCTACTTATTAGCAAACCTATTAGACATCTCCAAAAAATTAAATGTAAGTTTCCTAGAACCCTTGTAGAGACGTTCTATGGAACTTCTCTACTTTTTGGAGATGTCTATTATTAACTCGGCCCAAAGATAGAAATAACTTTAAACTCAACTCTAAAAAAAATGAAACACTCTTTTGGAAAATTGTTAGTTGGTGCATCAATGGCGATTGGTTTGGGTGCTGTAGCAGCTACCCCAGCACAAGCTGGTACTCTCACTGGTGCTACTATTGGTGGAACAGCCGCAAGTGACTATTTAGTCTATGATGTTTCAGGTAACAATACAGTTCTTGTACCTAGCACCCCAGCAAATGCAGCAGCAGTCTTAACTGGTAACGCCGCCAGCCCTACTGGTAATATTGAATTACGTAAAAGCACTGAACAAGGAACTTTTACTGCAAATGATTTCACTAAAAATACCACTTTGTCAGGGCAAATTGGTGGTCAAGATATTACTCTCAGCAGCTTAACTTATGCAGACTGGTTTAGCACTGGCTCAGGAAATAGTACAGCCTATGGAGCAAATAATCTTGCTACTACTTGGTTTAATACATTCTTAACTCAAGCGAATAAAGCTAACTATGTTGGAACAGTTTTAGGTAACTTAGCCTATAGTGCATTTTTTAATATCAAAGGTTTTCAACGCTCTAGCGACCCTAATATCTCCTATGTTAACCAAGATGATGCGACTGGCTTGATTAAAATTGGGTTAGCAGGTCACTACAATTTAAAAGCTGCTTATTCTGCACCAGGTTCACCATTTGCTACATTTGCTAGTTTACTACCCGCTGGATTTCAAGCCAGTGAAGTTGTCAAGTACACCTATAATGGAGTCACTGACTATCTCTACAGCTTTAATGCTACTGCTTCAGGTTTAAATTCAAACGACAATACATCATCCCATAATGGTAATTACGAAGTCACCATTCAAGGTGATCCTCAAGCAGTTCCCGAACCTTCTGTAATGCTTGGTGTGTTTGGTGTTGCTGGTATTGTAGCTGCACAACGTAAACTAAAAAAAGTGTCTGCTTAAGAAGCAGATTTCAACATTATCAATCTAGAAATTAGGGGTTTAGCATTGCTAAACTCTATATGTTGCAAACAATTATTTTGCATTCCTTAATTGCGGCAGCCAAATTCTTATAAATATTTCTTAAAATAAAGAAGGGTATATCTGTCAAATTACCTAACTTTAACCGTGAATTTATCTGCTCAAACATTACCACTAGTTAAAAATCCTGAAAGACTAGAAAACCGTCTTGGGGAGATTCCTGCTGAACCGGGGGTTTACTTAATGCGAGATGGGAGTGATCGCATAATATATATAGGTAAATCTCGCAAATTGCGATCGCGTGTCCGTTCCTATTTCCGTGACTCCACTAACAAAACGGAACGCATCAACACAATGGTCAAGCTGGTGACAGAAATTGAATTTATCGTCACTGACACCGAAGTAGAAGCTTTAGCACTAGAAGCCAATTTAATCAAACAGCACCAGCCATATTTTAACGTCTTACTCAAAGATGATAAAAAATATCCTTATCTCTGCATTACTTGGTCAGAAGACTATCCGCGTATTTTTATTACCCGCAAACGCCAATTAGGAAAAGCCAAAGATAAATACTACGGACCTTATACAGATTCTGGTCTATTGCGAGAAATAGTCCACTTGTGTAAACGCATATTTCCCCTTAGACAAAGACCACAACCTTTATTTAAAGACCGTACCTGTTTAAATTATGATATTGGTCGCTGTCCTGGTGTTTGTCAAAAATTAGTTTCTCCCGAAGAATATCGCAAAATTGTTCAAAGGGTAGCAATGGTATTCCAAGGCAGGACTCAGGAACTAATTGATATTTTAACAGCGCAAATGCAAACTGCGGCTGAAGAATTGAATTTTGAAACAGCAGCGCGAGTTCGTGATCAAATTACTGGTCTAAAATCTCTAAATGCACAACAAAAAGTATCCTTACCTGATGATACTGTGTCACGAGATGCCATAGCCTTAGCCGCAGATGATCAACACGCTTGTATTCAATTATTCCAAATTCGTGCAGGTCAATTAGTCGGACGTTTGGGGTTTGTAGCAGATGCGCACGCTGAACCTGGGGCTATTTTACAACGAGTTTTAGAAGAACATTACCAAACTGCGGAAAGTGTAGAAATTCCAACAGAGATTTTGGTACAACATGAGTTATCCGACGGGGAATTTTTGACGGATATTTTAACTCAACGCAAAGGTAAAAAAGTGACAATTTTAGCTCCTTTGCGACAAACTAAGGCAGAATTAATCGAGATGGTGGAACGTAACGCCCAATTTGAGTTACAAAGAATGCAAAAATTGGGAAATAGTAATCTTCAAGCTACCCAAGATTTAGCTGCTATTCTCGATTTACCCGATTTACCCCAGCGCATTGAAGGTTATGATATTTCTCATATTCAAGGTTCTAATGCGGTAGCTTCTCAAGTTGTGTTTATTGATGGTTTACCAGCAAAACAATATTACCGTCATTACAAAATAAAAAATCCTAATGTTACTATCGGACACTCTGACGATTTTGCTAGTTTAGCAGAAGTTATTCAAAGACGATTTAGAAAATATACCGAAGATCCAAAATTATCACGCATAGATAATCCTGACTGGCCTGATTTAATTATGATTGATGGTGGTAAAGGTCAGTTGTCTTCCGTTGTAGCCATTTTACAAGAAATGGATTTACTTGCAGATTTACGGGTTGTGAGTTTAGCGAAAAAGCGTGAAGAAATCTTTTTACCTGACTCATCTCAACCTTTAAAAACAGACGCTGAACAACCGGGGGTACAGTTGCTGCGACGCTTGCGGGACGAAGCACACAGGTTTGCGGTGAGTTTTCATCGTCAACAAAGAAGTGATAAATTAAAGCGATCGCGTTTAGATGAAATTCCCGGTTTAGGACAACATAGGCAAAAGTTGCTTTTAGCTCATTTTCGTTCTGTTGATTATATCCGTCAAGCTACACCTACACAACTAGCTGAAGTTTCGGGAATTGGAACTCATTTAGCGCAGGAGATTTATAATTATTTTCATCCATCATGAGTAATTTAACTTTATTTTGGCATTAATCATCAATCATTAATCTAGCTAAAATTTCATTCCATCTCTCTTTGTGAATTTTTTGAAGTTCAGTATCTAATTCTATTAATTTAGAATAAATTTCAATAAAATCAGTAATAGACATGATTAACCTTAAATAATATTTGATTGTGGGTATAATTCCATTAACAATTACTTGACATCCATGTTCTGAAGCCATTTCTTTAATAACTTCATTAATTTGAGCAGCTTCTGATTTTTTAACATCTTTTGAAGTAAGGATATATAGCAATTCCCAATCTCATGAAATACACCCCACCCGCGCTATCGCGCACCCTCCCCTTACCAAGGGGAGGGTTGGGGAGAGGTAATTTTGTATCTAACTAGAGTGGGAAAGGATATAATATCTGCGAGGATTGTATTTCAGAATCTTCTCTTTAGCACGATAAAGAATTTGCAAAGTTATTTCTTGTCCATGTTTTATTTCTACTGCTTCAACAAGATGATTATTTTCATCAAAAATATCAATATCTCCAGCAGTCTTAGAAGTTCTGTCTGAAGCTGTATGACTGCCTAATTCTCCCAGTGTGCATGACTGATACCTAGAAATTTCTCTCACTAAAATTTGATAAATAGCATAGAAGGCAATAACAGGTAATTTTGAGCCACCCTTCGTTTTATAGTTATAATTAAAATGCTCTTCTAAAGCATTGACTAAACTTTTTATATCTAACTTTTCAGGATTGGTTAATTTAATAACTTCAACTAAGTTGGCATCCTTAGCTGATTGGATAAATTTTAGGAGTAATCTTAACACATTTTCTGATTGTTCAGGATGTGTTTGCACAAAATCAATAATGTTGATAAATGCTGTTTTCAGAGACTTAGGACTTATGTTTCCGTTATATAGCAATTCCCAATCTCATGAAATACACCCCACCCGCGCTGTCGCGCACCCTCCCCTTACCAAGGGGAGGGTTGGGGAGGGGTAATTTTGTATCTAACTAGAGTGGGAAAGGCTATATCTTCCAAAGAATATAATATTATTTCTAATGTTTTACCTTGATCATGATGCAATATATGCTTGACATTTTCTAAGATAACTACAGGAGGTTTTATATATTCAATGATTTCACATATATGAAAAAATAAAGTTCCTCTAGTATCATGAAAGCCTTTTTTTCTGCCACAAATACTAAAAGGTTGACAAGGAAAACCAGCCGTTAAAACATCGAAATCAGGTAAATTTTTAAAATCAATTTTTCTGAATATCATCTTCAGGCATTTCCCCAAAATTATTAAAATAGACTTTTTGGCAAGCTTCATTAATTTCACATGAATATACGCAGTCATATCCTGCTTTTTCAAAGCCTAATCTAAAACCTCCAATACCTGCGAAGAGATCAGCAAATTTGAGTTTAAATTTTTCCATAAAAAATTAGTTAAGTAGTATCTAATACAAATAGACTCAATATTATAGCAAAGTTTAAGACAACATCTTCAAAAATTGAAATCATGTGGTATATTTATCTACTAAGTTTCAGAAGCTACAATAATCTGCAACAGCGCTGTATTAATTCCATTTTGGTGAGATACTCACCGGATACCAAATCTTAATTAAATATAAAAATACAAATTTTGTGACTTAAACTACAGTTTTTCTCAGTCTGTAGCGGTTGAATACAAAGACAGACTATTTTGAAACAAGAGGGAAAACGCAACTGTCTCAAAGATTTATAGCTAGGGATCACCAATAACCTCAGAAGAAATCACAGCAAAGGTAAATTTCTATATCTAAAGTGTGAGGGCGATGAAGTATAAGGGTTAGGATAATGACTAATGAATATCAAAATTTTTTCTGTTAAAGTTTGTTAAGAAAAGTTAGCCAATTTTACGGCTGAAATATTTACTGACTAGAGTTACAGTTTTTCAAATTTTTCCAAAATTTTATTAAATCCAGGGGTTTTAAAATGCAAGTTTTACAAAAAATTCACTGCCCAAATTGCGGCAGTGCAGCTGAACGTCACTATATTGCTGAGAGTGAAATCACACGGACACAATGCCCAAGTTGTGATTACTTGATGATCACCTGCACTCGCACTGGTAAAGTAATTGAGGCTTATGCCCCAGGTATTTACGCCAAAAGGTAAGGGACTGGGGACTAGTTAAATAATTTGTAATTACGAATTACGAATTACGAATTACGAATTACGAATTACCTTTTGCTTGTTCTCAATTGTCCACAAGCTGCGTCAGCTTCTAAACCACGGGAGTAACGGACACTAACAGCGGTGTTTTGCTGCTGGAGAACGTTAACAAAGGCTTGAATACGATCGCGGTTTGGTCTTTTATAATCTACTTCCTCGATGGGGTTGTAAGGAATCAAATTCACATGACTTTGAAAACCTCGCAGACGTTTTGATAATTCCAAAGCGTGTTCTGGCAAGTCGTTTACCCCAGCGAGGAGGATATATTCAAAGGTGACTCTGCGTCCTGTTATTTCCACATATTCTCGACATTCATCGAGTAAGTCTTCTATGGGATAGGGTTTAGCACTGGGAATGAGTTGTTCCCGCAATGCTTGGTTAGGTGCGTGGAGACTGACAGCAAGGGTAATTTGAAACAGGTGTTCGGCTAGTTGACGAATGCGATCGCGGATGCCTACAGTAGAAACTGTGAGCGATCGCGCTCCTATCCCCACATCTTGATTAATGGATTTAATTGCAGAGATGACATTTTCCGTATTTAACAACGGTTCACCCATCCCCATAAACACCACATTACTCACCCGTTGCTGAAAATCTTCTTGTACAGTTAATACTTGATCAACAATTTCTGCACAGCTAAGATTGCGTTTATAGCCTCCTTTACCCGTAGCACAGAAATCACAAGCCATCGGACAACCAACTTGAGTAGAAACGCATACCGTTAACCGCTTATCACTGGGGATACCAACAGTTTCGACAATTTCCCCATCTGCCAGTTTCAACAGATATTTTACAGTGTCATCAGGGGCAACAGAACGGTAATGTAGACTTGAGCGGCCAATGGGAACATCCGCAACTTGCTCACGCCAACTTTTTGGAAACACAGAAATATCAGCGAGCGATCGCACTCCCTTATCATATATCCAATTATGCAATTGCTTACCCCGATAAGCAGGTTGTCCCTGCTGCTGAACCCAAGCAGTTAACTCCGCTACCGAAGCACCGAGGAGGGGGAGAACAAGTTCAGAATTTTCGGATGTGGGTAAACCTACTTGAGATACAAACGGTGTAGCAGACATAAAAAATTACTAATTGATGCAGGATCTCTATCTTACAACCTGTCAAAATAATTCGTGATTACAGCAGAAGTCAGGAGTCAGGAGTCAGGAGTCAGGAGTCAGGAGTCAGGAGTCAGGAGTCAGGAGGAAGAAGAATATTTTTCTCGTCTGTTCCCTGCTATATCAAACATTCTGTATCCTGAATCCTTAGATAGATAAAATTAGGACTTATGCAAAAACTGTTTCTTTCTCCTGACTCCTGAATTATTACTATTTTTTCCAAATTCAAATTAGATTCTTTTATTAACCAAAAGTTGTGCTATTCCAACCCCACATCGAACCTTTTGCATCTGCAAATTCTATGTAAATTCGATTTTTAGGAACACCCAGAAAAGAGTTAATTTGCTGGCAAAAGTCCTGACTCATCGCTGAAGTTTGTTCAGATTTCATTGTGCCAACACTCTTAATTTCAATATAGCAAACTGGGTCTGTAGTTCCGGCAAAAGTCATGGGTATTTCTGGCTCAAAAGAAGTCATTACATAGGATTCCGGTTTGCCTGTATGTTTCGCTAACTTAGCGGAAAGACCTTTGAGCATTGATTCAATTTCACTCTTTTCCGGGGCAGATACAGAAGTTTGAACTTTAATTAGTGGCATAATATTAACCGTTGTATGTGATGTTTGTATTAGCGTAGCGTTAATAAAAAACTGAGAACATTTTAATTTTATCTTTCATTCCCTATTCCCTATTCCCTATTCCCTATTGATGAGATGAACGAAACAAATGATTATGTTCAGGATGGTATAAACGAGAACGGCCTGTTACTGGTAATAGTGCGGGGCTAATTATATAAAGTGTCGTTCTGAGTAATTGTTGTTTGTGGGTACAAGTTGCCATTTCGTCAAGAGGAACAACCATAATTTTTTCATCAGGCCAACCAACGCGAAAGCAAATTGCTACTTGGGTTTGTGCTGGGTAATGTTCTAGTAGTTTGGTTTGAGCATCAGCGACATGACGCGCACTTAAATATAGGCAAAGACTAGCTTGATGTGATGCTAAAGTAGCTAATTCTTCTGTCGCGGGGACTTCTGTGCGTCCGCTGATGCGGGTGAGGATGATAGTTTGCACTAAACCAGGCACAGTTAATTCTACCTTCAATTTAGCCGCAGCAGCTTGGAAAGCACTGATCCCAGGGATGACCTCAAAAGGGATATTTGCCTCAGTTAAAAGCTGCATTTGCTCGTGGATAGCACTGTAAAGACTAGGATCACCGGAATGAAGACGAACCACAGATTTATGCGATCGCACCCCTTCAATCATAATCGGCAAAATCTCTTCTAAAGTCTTATTTGCCGTCCGAATAATCTGGGCATCTTGACGACAAATATCTAAAATTTGTTCTGGTATTAAAGAATCAGCAAATAAAATTACATCAGCAGCAGCCAGCAGTTTTTGGGCTTTCACCGTCAATAAATCAGGATCTCCAGGCCCTGCTCCCACAATATACACCGCTGATGCTAAGGGATGTTGCATCACACTAGCGGAACTCAAATTATTCGTATATTCACTCATACAAACTCACATAACAATTCAGCAGCAAAAAAATTTTTGGCATTTGCTCAGAGCCTTTCCGGATTAACTCCCTTTGCCTAGTAGAGAGAAATGGTAGATGCACCCTGGTTAAGCCCTAGAGAGAACTCTGGGGCATTTTTTATTTTTAGTCATTTAGACATCGGTCATTGGGTTATTAACCTCTCCATCATCCCAGTCCCTTCTCCACATCACCTTTGGAGGGGGAAACGACATCGGGTAAAGGACGTTTAAGAAAATAAAGCCAGGCTAAACCAGCCAAACCAAAAAACATTCCTGTTAAACTGACTATCTGCGCTATTCTCAGCGAACCTAGCATCAAGCTATCTGTGCGTAAGCCTTCAATCCATAAACGTCCTAAGCTGTAGGCTACCCAGTAAACTAGAAATAACGTCCCAACTTTTAGCCTTGGCTTGCTAGATAAAGCACGAAAAAATAAAGTTAGCAGCAGCGCAAATACCATTAAATCCCACAAAGATTCGTAGAGAAACGTGGGATGGAAGTATTCAAAATTAGCCAAACTATGGGGACGACGCTCAGGGGGAATATATAACTTCCAGGGTAAGTTTGTAGGGTCGCCAAAAGCTTCAGAATTGAAAAAATTTCCCCAACGTCCGATCGCTTGCCCTAAAATCAGCGAAGGCGCTACCAAATCAGTTAATTGCCAAAAAGATATCTTTTTAAGTTTGGCAAAGATTAACGCCGCTGTTACACCGCCGATAATCGCCCCGTGAATGGCAATACCTCCTTGCCAAATCGCAATTATCCGTTCTGGATGCTGGGAATATTCTGACCATTGAAATAAAACGTAATATAGCCTGGCTGCGGGAATAGCTCCAATTACCAGCCAAATTGACAAATCGCTGATTAACTCTGGGTCAACGTGACGACGTTTTGCCAAATACTGGGAAAGGCTAACGCCAATTAACACAGATGAAGCTATCAACAAACCATACCAGCGGATAACTATTGGCCCTAGTTTTAACAAAATCGGTCCTGGAGAAGTAAATTGAAACCCTAAGGGCAAAGCAAAAAAATCCAGTTCCATGCAAAATTACCTAAAAGAGTTGATTGACTACTGCTACGTTCCCGACCTTAAACATCATAAGCTGGGTGGAAATCAATTCAAAATAGGAAATAGGCAGAAGTTCAGGAGTATGGCTAACGCCACGCTATGCCTTCGGCACACTACGTGAACGCTATCAGGAGTTCAGGAGTTCAGGAGTTCAGGAGTTCAGAAGAAATTTCCCCCCTGCCCCCTTGCTCTCTGCTCCCTACTCCCTACTCCCTACTCCCTACTCCCCTGCCTCTTCTGTCGCTATAATTACCTAAAGCCGTTTGATATATATGAATGATTGCTATTTATCCTGGGAGCTTTGACCCTATTACTTTAGGACACCTTGACCTCATTCAGAGGGGTAGTCGGCTGTTTGATGGGGTGATAGTGGCTGTATTGCGAAATCCTAACAAAATGCCACTGTTTACAGTACAACAAAGAATAGACCAAATTCGTCTGACTACAAAACATTTACCTAATGTGGAAGTAGACAGCTTTGACGGTCTGACCGTTAACTATGCCCAAATGCGACAAGCACAAGTTTTGTTACGCGGCTTAAGAGCGGTTTCCGACTTTGAAATCGAGCTGCAAATGGCTCACACTAATAAAACACTTTCTACTCAAATTGAGACAGTTTTTCTGGCAACCTCAAATGAGTATAGTTTTTTAAGTAGTAGTGTGGTAAAAGAGATTGCAAAGTTTGGTGGCTCTGTCGATCATCTCGTTCCCCCACACATTGCCTTAGATATATACCAATGCTACAACCAAAACTCTCCCGCCCTGAATCTAATCACAACGGAAACAACCCTCCACCTCCAGAGCAGCAGCCTACTGGACCAACAGGTGTAGACATTCAGCTAGAACTCAACCGGCTGGAGGATATTGTTCTTTCTGGTCTACAAATTCCCTTAGTAAGACGCACCTTAGTAGATGAAGATAAGCTACTAGAACAGCTTGATTTTGTGCGCGTTTCTTTACCGTCGGTGTTTCAGGAAGCGGCAGAACTCCTCCAACAAAAGGAGGAAATCATGCTGGAAGCGGAAGAATATGGACAACAGGTTGTGGAATCAGCGCAAGCCAAAAGAGCGCAAATTTTGGCTGAGAGCGATATTATCAGACAGGCAGAACGGGAGGCTGAACAGTTGCGGCGAAAAGTGCAGCAAGAGTGTGATGCAATGATGCAAGATACTCTGGCAGAAATTGAGCAAAAACGACGTGCTTGTATGCAAGAATTGGAGGAAATGAGACAAAGTGCGATCGCACAAGCTCAAGAAATTGAAGATGGTGCTGATCAATATGCTGATAATGTCCTGGAAAATATCGAACAAGATCTTCAGGAAATGTTGCGAATTATTACTAATGGTCGTTTACAACTGCGAGGAGATATACCAAAGCAGCGTAATTCACCCAATTCTAAAAAAAGATGATCATTCGTAATTCATAATTGTGGCGAAGTTGAAAATTATATTGATGCCTTACCTTTTTTTGGTATTGCATCCAATTTTTATTACATACATGATGATTTATTATAAACGTTAAAATGTCTAAATCAGATACAGCAGTTTGTGTAGTTAGGAGGTACAACATCTAAATTCAAACCTATACACAAAGACAGTTTTACTCCTGACTCCTGACTCCTGACTCCTGACTCCTGACTCCTGACTCCTGACTCCTGACTCCTGAATTCTGCTGTCGCATCAATTAATAATTCACTTGATCAATATCGGTGTGGATAAAGTCATTACCTTTAAATAATAAAGGTTGATTTGTAGATTTTGCCAAAGCATAAGAAAAACAATCTCCCATATTCAGTTTTGCAGGATGACGACCCTTACCAAATTTCAAGAGTGCTGCACTTGCTAATTGTGCCTGTTCTACAGTAAAAGGTACAATAGTGATAGACAATGCTGCAATTAATAAATTTAAATTTTCTACACCCTGCTGACCATGTTTAGTACCCAAAACTATTGATGCTTCAACATAACCTGGAGAAGAAAGTAAACAATCTTCGCTTTCGTTAATAATTTGCATAAAAATCAGTTCTTCCGGTTCAGCATAAATAATTGCCATGATAGCAGAAGTATCAATAACCATTATTCTGGGATTCCAAACTCGTTATAACCAATAATTTCATCAGGAGTTCTACTATCAAGCATAGGTAAACTTCTAATTTGATGACAAATACTGCGAACAAGATTAATATCAATTTTGTTCTCTTTTCGATTTGGTAAGGAAATAGGATGAGCTTGATATAAAAGTTTTCCTGTTATTTCCATTCCGGCAAAATTGGAAGGCATTTTCAGATACAAAAAACCATTTTCATCTACACGAGCATCAAAATTAATTTGTTGCATTGTCTTATCTTCCAAATTGAATTACAGAATTTTGGTTTACTTTTACCTCTATATCAAATTGTAACATATTGTCAGAATCAGGATACCCAGGATTAAAGGATTTACCGGATTGTTATTTGATAGTTAATGGCTGTTGTTTATGTATTTGTTCTTATAGCTCACTTCATGAATATCTACTTAATATTCTGTCTGAATCAAGATAACTAGGATTAGAGGAACAGCACAACCAGATTCAGACATTGATATTTTAATTGTGTCAAAGGATGTTTTAACTATTTCCAAAAAAGTGAGAAATTAGTCAATTAATTTCTGGTTTATGCCTAAAATATAATGTTTTAGTCAGTTCTATTTTTCCTAATTTTGAACAATTAAAAAATCATGATAGTGTATTTTTCGTAATATTTATACAAAATGGTTTAGTAATATAAATCCTGAACAACAAAAACTGTTATAAAAAGCTGAAAGGAGTTTACAAGCCGCAGAAATTAATTAACAAAAGGATTTTCAATTTTCAGCCCAGTAACTCCTTTAAAATCACTGATATTTCTGGTTACTAAAAATGCGGCTTGATTTATTGCTGTAGCGGCGATAATTGCATCAGGAAGCTTAATTTTATATTGTCGTTTTAATTGGATTGTCTGATTTTCAATTTCTCGTAACAATGGAACTGAGTTAAACTGGGATAGTAAATCTTCAATAGACTGTTCTTCCTCTTTTGATAAACCTGCAAAACTCAGTAATTCAATGCGGATGATCGGTGAAATTAGAATTTCGTGTAAATTCAGAAATTCTTCTGTAAACCATGAATTAACTGTGATGTCATCGGCTAGATAGTAAATAAAAATATTGGTATCATAAAGATATCTCATTCTTCCCATTCCTGACGTAGAGTATCTAAATGAGCTAATATTGCTGCTTTTTTATGCTTTAAAATTCCTTTAGCTTGAATAATTTTTTCATAGTCCTTTTTCCAATTTAATAGCATTGACTGTGGTACATTTACTGTAATTGAATCTTCATCTTGAGATACAAGATAATGTCTTGGTATTTTGATTAATGGCATAGTTTTATGCTCCTAATTTCTCTCAATTCAGATTGTAACATAATGACGATATTACAGATTATAAAATTGTCAGAATCAGGATACCCAGGATTAAAGGATTCACAGGATGATTACTAGAAGTGAATGATATATTGATTATTACGGTCATTTCATAAAAATTAACCTTTCTCTATAACAATCATCAACAACTAACAAAAAATCATCCAATCACATTCTGTACATCCTCAAATCCTGGACATCCTGATTCAGACAACCACAACACAAAAAATCATCCAATCACATCCTGGACATCCTGATTCAGACAATAATATGCTATTTTTAATACAGCATACATCAAAACAACCATTAACCAATAGACATCAATATTTGTATTACGAGAGGACTTGTTATATCAAATATGAGTTTATCCACACCGCTTTATAAACAAATTTAGTTATGAAGAAGCTATCCATATTTCGATTTAAAAGTATTACCCATCGGTTGATATTTAGTTGTGTTGTGGCAGCGATTGCTATTTATGGGGTTTCCTATTGGCAAGCCCGCAAACTGTTACAAAAAAGTGTAGATGGTTGGTTAATTGATTTAGCTCAGTCTCGAATTGACACTGTTGCCAATGAGATGGAAGGGAAACTACAAGCCATTGAAAGAAGTATGCTGCTGTCGATTTATGGTATTGAAAAATCAGCACAAAATTCCAATGCTGTTAATCAAACTGAACTATTACCAATACTAACAACCCTAGTCGAAAAACAGCCTCAAATTCAGGCAGTTGCACTCATTAATGGCAGCAATATTTCTGAGACTGGATGGTACTATGACCGCCAGGGAAAATACACCAAACTTAATCTAGAAGCAAGCAAAATTTGGCTAAATCGCTGCCAAATCAAGGGCAATACCCCAGCTACCTTACCGTTTTGGACA includes:
- a CDS encoding DNA cytosine methyltransferase; protein product: MEKFKLKFADLFAGIGGFRLGFEKAGYDCVYSCEINEACQKVYFNNFGEMPEDDIQKN
- the lgt gene encoding prolipoprotein diacylglyceryl transferase; the protein is MELDFFALPLGFQFTSPGPILLKLGPIVIRWYGLLIASSVLIGVSLSQYLAKRRHVDPELISDLSIWLVIGAIPAARLYYVLFQWSEYSQHPERIIAIWQGGIAIHGAIIGGVTAALIFAKLKKISFWQLTDLVAPSLILGQAIGRWGNFFNSEAFGDPTNLPWKLYIPPERRPHSLANFEYFHPTFLYESLWDLMVFALLLTLFFRALSSKPRLKVGTLFLVYWVAYSLGRLWIEGLRTDSLMLGSLRIAQIVSLTGMFFGLAGLAWLYFLKRPLPDVVSPSKGDVEKGLG
- a CDS encoding phenylpyruvate tautomerase MIF-related protein translates to MPLIKVQTSVSAPEKSEIESMLKGLSAKLAKHTGKPESYVMTSFEPEIPMTFAGTTDPVCYIEIKSVGTMKSEQTSAMSQDFCQQINSFLGVPKNRIYIEFADAKGSMWGWNSTTFG
- a CDS encoding NF038130 family PEP-CTERM protein; translation: MKHSFGKLLVGASMAIGLGAVAATPAQAGTLTGATIGGTAASDYLVYDVSGNNTVLVPSTPANAAAVLTGNAASPTGNIELRKSTEQGTFTANDFTKNTTLSGQIGGQDITLSSLTYADWFSTGSGNSTAYGANNLATTWFNTFLTQANKANYVGTVLGNLAYSAFFNIKGFQRSSDPNISYVNQDDATGLIKIGLAGHYNLKAAYSAPGSPFATFASLLPAGFQASEVVKYTYNGVTDYLYSFNATASGLNSNDNTSSHNGNYEVTIQGDPQAVPEPSVMLGVFGVAGIVAAQRKLKKVSA
- the cobM gene encoding precorrin-4 C(11)-methyltransferase; translation: MSEYTNNLSSASVMQHPLASAVYIVGAGPGDPDLLTVKAQKLLAAADVILFADSLIPEQILDICRQDAQIIRTANKTLEEILPIMIEGVRSHKSVVRLHSGDPSLYSAIHEQMQLLTEANIPFEVIPGISAFQAAAAKLKVELTVPGLVQTIILTRISGRTEVPATEELATLASHQASLCLYLSARHVADAQTKLLEHYPAQTQVAICFRVGWPDEKIMVVPLDEMATCTHKQQLLRTTLYIISPALLPVTGRSRLYHPEHNHLFRSSHQ
- the uvrC gene encoding excinuclease ABC subunit UvrC, with translation MNLSAQTLPLVKNPERLENRLGEIPAEPGVYLMRDGSDRIIYIGKSRKLRSRVRSYFRDSTNKTERINTMVKLVTEIEFIVTDTEVEALALEANLIKQHQPYFNVLLKDDKKYPYLCITWSEDYPRIFITRKRQLGKAKDKYYGPYTDSGLLREIVHLCKRIFPLRQRPQPLFKDRTCLNYDIGRCPGVCQKLVSPEEYRKIVQRVAMVFQGRTQELIDILTAQMQTAAEELNFETAARVRDQITGLKSLNAQQKVSLPDDTVSRDAIALAADDQHACIQLFQIRAGQLVGRLGFVADAHAEPGAILQRVLEEHYQTAESVEIPTEILVQHELSDGEFLTDILTQRKGKKVTILAPLRQTKAELIEMVERNAQFELQRMQKLGNSNLQATQDLAAILDLPDLPQRIEGYDISHIQGSNAVASQVVFIDGLPAKQYYRHYKIKNPNVTIGHSDDFASLAEVIQRRFRKYTEDPKLSRIDNPDWPDLIMIDGGKGQLSSVVAILQEMDLLADLRVVSLAKKREEIFLPDSSQPLKTDAEQPGVQLLRRLRDEAHRFAVSFHRQQRSDKLKRSRLDEIPGLGQHRQKLLLAHFRSVDYIRQATPTQLAEVSGIGTHLAQEIYNYFHPS
- a CDS encoding DNA cytosine methyltransferase, whose protein sequence is MIFRKIDFKNLPDFDVLTAGFPCQPFSICGRKKGFHDTRGTLFFHICEIIEYIKPPVVILENVKHILHHDQGKTLEIILYSLEDIAFPTLVRYKITPPQPSPW
- the rlmN gene encoding 23S rRNA (adenine(2503)-C(2))-methyltransferase RlmN, producing the protein MSATPFVSQVGLPTSENSELVLPLLGASVAELTAWVQQQGQPAYRGKQLHNWIYDKGVRSLADISVFPKSWREQVADVPIGRSSLHYRSVAPDDTVKYLLKLADGEIVETVGIPSDKRLTVCVSTQVGCPMACDFCATGKGGYKRNLSCAEIVDQVLTVQEDFQQRVSNVVFMGMGEPLLNTENVISAIKSINQDVGIGARSLTVSTVGIRDRIRQLAEHLFQITLAVSLHAPNQALREQLIPSAKPYPIEDLLDECREYVEITGRRVTFEYILLAGVNDLPEHALELSKRLRGFQSHVNLIPYNPIEEVDYKRPNRDRIQAFVNVLQQQNTAVSVRYSRGLEADAACGQLRTSKR